Proteins encoded in a region of the Rickettsia bellii RML369-C genome:
- a CDS encoding NUDIX hydrolase, which produces MLNHLKSLLQNYNSIHPEEIISKEKMLEFLDNFTYSNDLENWNVKRGASTHSLYLIGEHTSSLKFCRANSSKQKSMGHFTASAFLLNHDQTKFLLMHHKKLNKWLQLGGHCESDDILTEAIREAREESGINEIEAVSNNIFDIDVHYIPQTPKEPSHYHYDIRFLLKTINNDNFIKNNESHELKWFSFSDYPQLGVELERSVTRMIEKFKNV; this is translated from the coding sequence AAATTATTTCCAAAGAAAAAATGCTAGAGTTTTTGGATAATTTTACATACTCAAATGATTTGGAGAATTGGAATGTAAAACGAGGGGCGAGTACGCACAGCCTATACTTAATAGGCGAGCATACGAGTTCCCTAAAGTTTTGCAGAGCCAATTCTTCAAAGCAGAAGAGTATGGGGCATTTTACTGCCTCTGCGTTCTTACTCAATCATGATCAAACTAAGTTTCTATTGATGCATCATAAAAAGCTTAATAAATGGCTTCAACTTGGTGGGCATTGTGAAAGTGATGATATATTAACTGAAGCAATTAGAGAAGCACGAGAAGAGTCAGGAATTAATGAGATTGAGGCAGTAAGTAATAATATTTTTGATATAGATGTTCATTATATCCCTCAAACACCTAAAGAACCCTCTCATTATCACTATGATATACGTTTTTTATTAAAAACAATAAATAATGATAATTTCATAAAAAACAATGAATCACATGAACTAAAGTGGTTTAGTTTTTCTGATTATCCACAACTAGGTGTAGAATTAGAACGCTCCGTTACTCGCATGATAGAGAAGTTTAAGAATGTATAG
- a CDS encoding DUF2269 family protein gives MVYLFIKTIHIISSTILFGTGIGTAFFMWWANKTGDLYAKAYAARTIVITDFLFITPTVIIQPISGIILVNMLGHNYSELWLFLTYIGYIIAGICWLPVVWIQIQLRNMAVEALKQQASLPEKYYKLFKLWFYLGWPAFISLIVIFFLMVFKPL, from the coding sequence ATGGTATATCTTTTTATAAAAACTATTCATATTATTAGCTCTACTATTTTATTTGGTACTGGCATTGGCACTGCTTTTTTTATGTGGTGGGCAAATAAAACTGGTGACTTGTATGCGAAAGCATATGCAGCTCGGACTATAGTTATTACTGATTTTCTTTTTATTACTCCAACTGTGATAATTCAACCGATTAGCGGCATAATATTAGTAAATATGCTTGGTCATAATTATTCTGAATTATGGCTTTTCTTAACTTATATAGGATATATAATTGCTGGAATTTGTTGGCTTCCAGTGGTATGGATCCAAATTCAGCTAAGAAATATGGCAGTTGAGGCATTAAAACAGCAAGCATCCTTACCAGAGAAATATTATAAATTATTTAAATTATGGTTTTACTTAGGATGGCCAGCATTTATTAGTCTGATTGTTATTTTCTTCTTAATGGTGTTTAAACCATTATAA
- a CDS encoding DoxX-like family protein: MTGIISSIFAYDASKQIIISLGFNKQIAPYILYGSCFMDIILGILLIIKNKISSICSLQILLILSYTSLLTYLKPILWLDPLGPILKNIPIILLTLVIMAIERDK; encoded by the coding sequence ATGACAGGAATTATTTCAAGTATTTTTGCTTATGATGCTAGCAAGCAAATTATAATATCACTGGGTTTTAATAAGCAAATAGCACCTTACATATTATATGGAAGCTGCTTTATGGATATTATTCTGGGAATTTTACTAATTATTAAGAATAAAATAAGCAGTATATGTAGTTTACAAATTTTACTAATATTATCTTATACTTCACTATTAACGTATCTTAAGCCAATATTATGGTTGGATCCTCTAGGTCCAATACTAAAAAATATTCCGATAATATTACTTACTTTAGTAATAATGGCTATAGAAAGAGATAAATAA
- a CDS encoding NAD(P)H-binding protein: MILIQLLALRINKLEKIDIVINASGVLTSSHANNIENVHINGPKALFKACTITNVKRIIHISALGIDDEENTSYALTKKVTERYLQKLENIDWVVLQPSLIYASGCYGGTSLFRAFSNITVFYSSDR, from the coding sequence GTGATTTTAATACAGCTCTTAGCCCTCAGGATAAATAAATTAGAGAAAATAGATATAGTTATTAATGCCTCAGGTGTATTAACGTCTAGTCATGCTAATAATATTGAAAATGTTCATATCAACGGTCCAAAAGCTCTATTTAAGGCTTGCACTATTACTAACGTAAAAAGAATTATTCATATTTCAGCTCTTGGAATAGATGATGAAGAAAACACTTCTTATGCTTTAACCAAAAAAGTAACAGAAAGATATTTACAAAAATTAGAAAATATAGATTGGGTAGTTTTACAACCTTCTCTCATTTATGCGAGCGGTTGCTATGGCGGTACATCATTATTTAGGGCTTTTAGCAACATTACCGTATTTTATTCCTCTGATAGGTGA
- a CDS encoding NAD-dependent epimerase/dehydratase family protein, with protein sequence MRILVTGANGFIGSYITAALLKSNYEVVCAVRDIESTRKKFPTAEIIHCDFNTALSPQDK encoded by the coding sequence ATGAGAATATTAGTAACTGGAGCTAACGGCTTTATTGGATCATATATTACTGCTGCATTATTAAAAAGTAATTATGAAGTAGTATGTGCCGTTAGGGATATTGAATCTACTAGAAAAAAATTTCCTACTGCAGAAATTATACATTGTGATTTTAATACAGCTCTTAGCCCTCAGGATAAATAA
- a CDS encoding TIGR02281 family clan AA aspartic protease: MLYFQYGQKIHKLIFIICGTIFVTGLAYKYINQHYPKFFKEPQNIGSFCASLLILFSVIYSTMSQNEIRKFCLQLAAWAAIFLVIIIGYAFRFELNYAYQRVASVLIPSYNWSTEAGEIIIARSGDGHFYIDAVVNNVKISFMVDTGASDVALTKEDAQKLGFDLTQLKYTRTYLTANGENKAAPIKLDSVIIGKEFKDVSGHIGLGDLDVSLLGMSVLERFKGFKIDKDLLILNY, encoded by the coding sequence TTGTTATACTTTCAATATGGACAGAAAATACATAAACTTATATTTATAATTTGCGGTACTATATTTGTAACCGGCTTAGCATATAAATATATAAATCAGCACTATCCAAAGTTTTTTAAAGAGCCGCAAAATATAGGAAGCTTTTGTGCATCGTTATTAATATTATTTAGTGTAATTTATAGCACTATGAGTCAAAATGAAATACGTAAATTTTGCCTGCAACTAGCAGCTTGGGCAGCAATTTTTTTAGTTATAATCATCGGCTATGCTTTTAGATTTGAGCTAAATTATGCTTATCAAAGAGTAGCATCAGTACTAATTCCATCATATAACTGGTCTACGGAAGCTGGCGAAATAATAATAGCTCGCAGCGGAGACGGACATTTTTATATTGATGCTGTTGTGAATAACGTTAAAATAAGCTTTATGGTTGATACTGGGGCAAGTGATGTAGCTTTAACCAAAGAAGATGCTCAAAAATTAGGATTCGATCTAACTCAGCTAAAATATACTAGAACTTATTTAACTGCTAATGGTGAGAATAAAGCCGCTCCTATAAAATTAGATAGTGTAATAATAGGAAAAGAATTTAAGGATGTTAGTGGACATATCGGACTTGGGGATCTGGATGTTTCTCTTCTTGGTATGTCAGTACTTGAACGCTTTAAAGGCTTTAAAATTGACAAGGATCTACTAATTTTGAATTACTAG
- a CDS encoding amino acid ABC transporter ATP-binding protein encodes MIILEKVCKRYGKNYGIKNIDLSFTAKETTVIIGPSGGGKTTLLRVLNNLEEPTSGTLLVDGKKLLPKDRRKLRLKVGMVFQNFNLFPHLTVGNNLIYTPVNVLKIPKDEAILKAKELLEKFKLSQKFDSYPANLSGGQKQRIAIARALMMKPEILLFDEPTSALDPENIKDVIENINLLKEQMSMVVVTHHLKFAKLIADCIIFMDQGQILANQPVQEFFSKPASHRARLFLENIGDFL; translated from the coding sequence ATGATTATTTTAGAAAAAGTTTGTAAGCGTTACGGCAAAAATTACGGCATTAAAAATATAGATTTAAGTTTTACCGCTAAAGAAACCACGGTAATAATTGGTCCATCAGGGGGTGGTAAGACTACTTTACTACGTGTTTTAAATAATTTAGAAGAGCCAACTAGCGGAACTTTGCTTGTAGACGGCAAAAAGCTGCTGCCAAAAGATAGAAGAAAATTGCGGCTAAAGGTCGGGATGGTTTTTCAGAATTTTAACCTCTTTCCGCATTTAACTGTAGGTAATAATCTGATCTATACACCAGTGAATGTTTTAAAAATTCCAAAAGATGAAGCTATATTAAAAGCAAAGGAATTGCTTGAGAAGTTTAAGCTAAGCCAGAAGTTTGACTCATATCCGGCAAATCTATCAGGTGGGCAGAAGCAGCGTATCGCAATAGCAAGGGCCTTAATGATGAAACCAGAAATTTTATTATTTGATGAACCGACCTCAGCGTTAGATCCTGAAAATATTAAGGATGTGATCGAGAATATTAATTTATTAAAAGAACAAATGAGTATGGTAGTAGTAACCCATCACTTAAAATTTGCAAAACTGATAGCTGATTGTATTATTTTTATGGATCAAGGACAGATTTTAGCAAATCAGCCAGTCCAAGAGTTTTTTAGCAAACCAGCTTCTCATAGGGCTAGGTTGTTTTTAGAGAATATCGGGGATTTTCTATAA